In Deinococcus maricopensis DSM 21211, one genomic interval encodes:
- a CDS encoding META domain-containing protein: MIRGPLKFMALGALLLGAANAQPTGEWRLTSITDAGRLISVNAQVAPTLRFDATRVSGLAGCNTYTASYAARADLLTFARVITTKKACPDQVLSLEERYLNVLRGVRRYELRGRTLVLHAGNDRMEFVQGGRVSDVTQTATRYAGAWELAGVNVAGRALNVQGDRPVTLTVEGARLSGNAPCNTYSATFGVVNGAIQVGPVASTRRLCTTDAGNQLETAFLGALRAARAFELRGEQLVVVARDGTTLTFRRASGSGAVTGASLEGGWTLRTVDDRAPQGPRAITLNFEGPQVGGNDGCNAFGGTYRVSGSTLRAAGPLPQTLMACPEPADFPSLTALLRAGATFSVNADVLTLTGQGHTWVFSR; the protein is encoded by the coding sequence ATGATTCGAGGACCTTTGAAGTTCATGGCGCTTGGAGCGCTGCTGCTCGGCGCGGCGAACGCCCAGCCGACCGGGGAGTGGCGACTGACGAGCATCACGGATGCGGGACGGCTGATCAGCGTGAACGCGCAGGTCGCGCCGACCCTGCGGTTCGACGCCACGCGCGTCTCCGGCCTGGCCGGGTGCAACACGTACACGGCGTCGTACGCGGCGCGCGCGGACCTGCTGACGTTCGCGCGGGTCATCACGACGAAGAAGGCCTGCCCGGATCAGGTGCTGAGCCTGGAGGAGCGGTACCTGAACGTGCTGCGCGGCGTGCGGCGCTACGAGCTGCGCGGGCGTACGCTGGTGCTGCATGCAGGCAACGACCGGATGGAGTTCGTGCAGGGCGGACGCGTGAGCGACGTCACGCAGACGGCGACGCGCTACGCGGGCGCGTGGGAACTCGCGGGCGTGAACGTGGCGGGGCGCGCCCTGAACGTGCAGGGTGACCGGCCCGTGACGCTGACCGTGGAGGGCGCGCGCCTCAGCGGGAACGCGCCGTGCAACACGTACAGCGCGACGTTCGGCGTGGTGAACGGCGCCATTCAGGTGGGGCCAGTGGCGAGCACGCGGCGCCTGTGCACCACCGACGCGGGCAACCAGCTGGAGACAGCGTTCCTGGGAGCGCTGCGTGCGGCGCGGGCGTTCGAGCTGCGCGGGGAGCAACTGGTCGTGGTGGCGCGCGACGGGACGACCCTCACATTCCGCCGGGCGAGCGGTTCGGGCGCGGTCACGGGCGCGTCGCTGGAGGGCGGCTGGACGCTGCGGACGGTGGATGACCGCGCGCCGCAGGGTCCGCGGGCGATCACGCTGAACTTCGAAGGTCCGCAGGTGGGCGGCAATGACGGCTGCAACGCGTTCGGCGGGACGTACCGTGTGAGCGGTTCGACGTTGCGTGCGGCCGGGCCGCTTCCGCAGACGCTGATGGCCTGCCCGGAACCGGCGGACTTCCCGAGCCTGACGGCGCTGCTGCGCGCGGGCGCGACGTTCAGCGTGAACGCGGACGTGCTGACGCTGACAGGGCAGGGGCACACCTGGGTGTTCAGCCGCTGA
- a CDS encoding L-serine ammonia-lyase, iron-sulfur-dependent, subunit beta, producing MTLDDIQNAPTPASAWVLATDCQESGLDPEQVKDVMRGRIREMRDSITRGLNSDAKSITGMVGWNAKGLWNAQDKLDAPLLKRVQAYAMAVNEENARMGRIVAAPTAGSAGTIPGALIGVADHLGLDDEALVMPMVLAAGVGRAISRQMFISGAAGGCQAEIGSSAAMAAAAVTELLGGTSRASAHAAALALMNTIGLVCDPVGGYVEVPCVSRNAFFAVHAVSSAQLALAQLESFIPPDEVITAMAQVGRMMPLQLKETAEGGLAQTPTGLRVMADMERK from the coding sequence ATGACGCTCGACGACATTCAAAATGCCCCCACGCCCGCGAGTGCCTGGGTGCTCGCCACCGACTGTCAGGAGAGCGGCCTCGACCCGGAACAGGTCAAGGACGTGATGCGGGGCCGCATCCGCGAAATGCGCGACAGCATCACGCGCGGCCTGAACAGCGACGCCAAGAGCATCACCGGCATGGTGGGCTGGAACGCCAAGGGCCTGTGGAACGCCCAGGACAAACTCGACGCGCCGCTCCTCAAGCGCGTGCAGGCCTACGCGATGGCCGTGAACGAGGAGAACGCCCGCATGGGCCGCATCGTCGCCGCGCCCACCGCCGGCAGTGCCGGGACCATCCCGGGCGCGCTGATCGGCGTCGCAGACCACCTCGGTCTGGACGACGAGGCGCTCGTGATGCCCATGGTGCTCGCGGCGGGCGTCGGGCGCGCCATCAGCCGCCAGATGTTCATCAGCGGCGCCGCGGGCGGCTGCCAGGCGGAAATCGGCAGCAGCGCCGCCATGGCCGCCGCCGCCGTCACGGAACTGCTGGGCGGCACAAGCCGCGCGAGCGCGCACGCGGCCGCGCTCGCCCTGATGAACACCATCGGACTGGTGTGCGACCCGGTGGGCGGGTACGTGGAGGTGCCGTGCGTGAGCCGCAACGCGTTCTTCGCGGTGCACGCGGTCAGCAGCGCGCAGCTGGCGCTCGCGCAGCTGGAGAGCTTCATTCCGCCGGACGAGGTCATCACGGCGATGGCGCAGGTGGGCCGCATGATGCCGCTGCAGCTCAAGGAAACGGCGGAAGGCGGCCTCGCGCAGACGCCCACCGGCCTGCGCGTCATGGCGGACATGGAACGCAAGTAA
- a CDS encoding lycopene cyclase family protein translates to MKAGGTVTDVLVVGGGPSGVALAAEVAARNLTVRVVAPHAPQPFPATYGAWLDDLPEWARGSVAHAWSDVRVHAGRAVTPLLRPYALLENAQLLSALLGRAEPGGLWWDVGRVVGAQRDAGVWRVHSEGGRSWRARVVVDASGHGGTLRRVAFRRGAALQTAYGLVGRFRVPPSAPGAMVWMDYRHPHLPGGAFGAAPSFLYAMHLGGDVYFVEETSLVARPALSVEALRARLRARLEAQGTPCAEVLSTEVCAFPMNAPAPDAGGGLLAFGAAGGLVQPVSGFQVAGALADAPLVADALAAHLPFGPDAASRAGWAALWPAARRETRAVQLLGVEALLGLPGAHLPAFFEAFFALPAAQWRAFLAPRTPAGELARIMLRLFARAPMRVRAPLARAACTAPGVSARALARAALPILGA, encoded by the coding sequence ATGAAGGCCGGCGGGACGGTGACGGACGTACTGGTGGTGGGGGGCGGGCCGTCCGGCGTGGCGCTCGCGGCGGAGGTCGCTGCGCGGAACCTCACGGTGCGGGTGGTCGCGCCGCACGCGCCGCAGCCGTTCCCGGCGACGTACGGCGCGTGGCTCGATGACCTGCCGGAGTGGGCGCGGGGGAGCGTGGCGCACGCGTGGTCGGACGTGCGGGTGCATGCGGGCCGGGCGGTCACGCCGCTGCTGCGGCCCTACGCCCTGCTGGAGAACGCGCAGCTGCTGTCGGCGCTGCTGGGGCGCGCGGAGCCGGGCGGCCTGTGGTGGGACGTCGGGCGGGTGGTGGGCGCGCAGCGCGACGCGGGCGTGTGGCGCGTGCACAGTGAGGGCGGGCGGTCGTGGCGCGCGCGGGTCGTGGTGGACGCGAGCGGGCACGGGGGGACGTTGCGGCGCGTGGCGTTCCGGCGCGGGGCGGCGCTGCAGACGGCGTACGGCCTGGTGGGGCGCTTCCGGGTGCCGCCGAGCGCGCCGGGCGCGATGGTGTGGATGGATTACCGGCATCCGCATCTGCCGGGCGGGGCATTCGGCGCGGCGCCGTCCTTCCTGTACGCCATGCACCTCGGCGGGGACGTGTATTTCGTGGAGGAGACGTCGCTGGTGGCGCGGCCGGCGCTGAGCGTGGAGGCGTTGCGCGCGCGGCTGCGCGCGCGCCTGGAAGCGCAGGGCACGCCGTGCGCGGAGGTGCTGAGCACCGAGGTGTGCGCGTTCCCCATGAACGCGCCCGCGCCGGACGCGGGCGGGGGGCTGCTGGCGTTCGGCGCGGCCGGGGGGCTGGTGCAGCCGGTGTCGGGCTTCCAGGTGGCGGGGGCGCTCGCGGACGCGCCCCTGGTCGCGGACGCGCTTGCGGCGCACCTGCCGTTCGGGCCGGACGCGGCGTCGCGTGCGGGGTGGGCGGCGCTGTGGCCGGCGGCGCGGCGTGAGACGCGCGCGGTGCAGCTGCTGGGCGTGGAGGCGCTGTTGGGCCTGCCGGGCGCGCACCTGCCGGCGTTCTTCGAGGCGTTCTTCGCGTTGCCGGCCGCGCAGTGGCGGGCGTTCCTGGCGCCGCGCACGCCGGCGGGCGAACTGGCGCGCATTATGCTGCGGTTGTTCGCGCGGGCGCCCATGCGGGTGCGGGCGCCGCTGGCGCGCGCGGCGTGCACGGCGCCGGGAGTGTCGGCGCGGGCGCTCGCGCGCGCGGCGCTGCCTATACTAGGGGCATGA
- the sdaAB gene encoding L-serine ammonia-lyase, iron-sulfur-dependent subunit beta: MSLLDMIGPVMIGPSSSHTAGACRIGLIARHLLGHRPESAVIGLHASFAKTGRGHGTHLALVAGLLGFAPDDPRLPRAFEEAQAAGLAFTFEDVDLGDVHPNTARLRVTGGGGSADVTASSTGGGAIEVVRVDGFRVQFTGASPTLLTRYTDAIGIIARVASLIASDGVNIATLNCTREKRGGAAMLSIELDAPLSDEAVRMLSRWPEMAWIRMLPKVMDG; this comes from the coding sequence ATGAGCCTGCTCGACATGATCGGCCCCGTGATGATCGGCCCGTCCAGCAGCCACACGGCGGGCGCGTGCCGCATCGGGCTGATTGCGCGGCACCTGCTGGGGCACCGCCCCGAATCCGCCGTGATTGGCCTGCACGCCAGTTTCGCGAAGACCGGCCGGGGGCACGGCACGCACCTCGCGCTCGTGGCGGGCCTGCTGGGGTTCGCGCCGGACGACCCTCGCCTGCCGCGCGCGTTCGAGGAGGCGCAGGCGGCAGGCCTCGCGTTCACGTTCGAGGACGTGGACCTGGGGGACGTGCACCCGAACACGGCGCGGTTGCGCGTGACCGGCGGGGGCGGCAGCGCGGACGTGACCGCGAGCAGTACGGGCGGCGGCGCCATCGAGGTGGTGCGCGTGGATGGGTTCCGGGTGCAGTTCACGGGCGCCTCGCCGACGTTGCTGACGCGCTACACGGACGCCATCGGGATCATCGCGCGCGTGGCGAGCCTGATCGCGTCGGACGGCGTGAACATCGCCACGCTGAACTGCACGCGCGAGAAGCGCGGCGGCGCGGCCATGCTCAGCATCGAGCTGGACGCGCCGCTCAGTGACGAGGCGGTGCGGATGCTGTCTCGCTGGCCGGAAATGGCGTGGATTCGGATGCTGCCGAAGGTGATGGACGGCTGA
- a CDS encoding HAD family hydrolase produces the protein MTAPRPFGAVLFDMDGVLVDSEHAANQVWVRLLAQHGLHLTPDVFMTYSVGATLTTLYAHLERDHGWTRPGTFDALLDAEMHETFRGVPQVPGAEDTLRALAHAHVPFAVASNSRADRLQHKLTEAGLADHTAGRAYHPQDVGGHGKPEPHLYQHAARELGVDLTRCLVVEDSVPGVTAGVAAGATVWGFLGGSHGANGEALLAAGAARLIASHADLRAALGVHVPEIA, from the coding sequence ATGACTGCCCCCCGCCCGTTTGGCGCCGTGCTGTTTGACATGGACGGCGTGCTCGTCGACAGCGAGCACGCCGCGAACCAGGTGTGGGTGCGCCTGCTCGCGCAGCACGGCCTGCACCTCACCCCCGACGTGTTCATGACGTACAGCGTCGGCGCGACCCTGACGACCCTGTACGCGCACCTGGAACGCGACCACGGCTGGACCCGCCCCGGCACGTTCGACGCGCTGCTCGACGCCGAGATGCACGAAACGTTCCGCGGCGTCCCGCAGGTGCCCGGCGCGGAAGACACCCTGCGCGCCCTCGCGCACGCCCACGTGCCTTTCGCGGTGGCGAGCAACAGCCGCGCGGACCGCCTGCAGCACAAACTCACCGAAGCGGGCCTCGCCGACCACACGGCCGGACGCGCGTACCACCCGCAGGACGTCGGTGGGCACGGCAAACCCGAACCGCACCTGTACCAGCACGCCGCGCGTGAACTCGGCGTGGACCTCACCCGCTGCCTCGTGGTGGAGGACAGCGTTCCCGGCGTCACCGCCGGCGTCGCCGCTGGCGCGACCGTGTGGGGCTTCCTGGGCGGCAGCCACGGCGCGAACGGCGAGGCGCTGCTCGCTGCGGGCGCGGCCCGCCTGATCGCCAGCCACGCCGACCTCCGCGCGGCCCTCGGTGTGCACGTTCCCGAAATCGCCTGA
- a CDS encoding DNA double-strand break repair nuclease NurA translates to MRIRLDPWPVDTMDGQLKLTPFAGDVFDAETPTWAAIPARPIPESLTRVCVVDGKPRMEARLLLEDEHGGFSVAGYGAYVVGAVDLCPHGSRAAELLNVRARRVFAYAGDARVEPTRLSPRNPHTGQLEYTPAPFEGAHVEGARAQVQRLMLEQEQTFAQDLAAEVQFDETDEAAPLTALILQDGPVRVGQAGRAVVGCVKTLHTDYLGADRMGLLTSLKPGERTPVMRFEYGGGRQARFTWFVRLCDAPFYLHPLAGVMRLEMHAPHDEDFVPVNVQRIADLSGTLLCRLAGHAHKDPRAPQNLIPTGALEQAMGRAMGDATLITRRIRAHIAQELGVAVGLSA, encoded by the coding sequence ATGCGCATCCGCCTTGACCCCTGGCCCGTTGACACCATGGATGGGCAACTGAAGCTGACGCCCTTCGCGGGCGATGTGTTCGACGCGGAAACGCCGACCTGGGCCGCCATCCCGGCGCGGCCCATCCCCGAGTCCCTGACGCGCGTGTGCGTCGTGGACGGCAAACCCCGCATGGAAGCGCGGCTGCTGCTCGAAGACGAGCACGGCGGCTTCTCGGTCGCGGGATACGGCGCGTACGTGGTGGGCGCGGTGGACCTGTGCCCGCACGGCTCGCGCGCCGCCGAGCTGCTGAACGTCCGCGCGCGCCGCGTCTTCGCGTACGCCGGGGACGCGCGCGTGGAACCCACGCGCCTGTCGCCGCGCAACCCGCACACGGGGCAGCTGGAGTACACGCCCGCGCCGTTCGAGGGCGCGCACGTGGAAGGCGCGCGCGCGCAGGTGCAGCGCCTGATGCTGGAGCAGGAACAGACGTTCGCGCAGGACCTCGCCGCGGAAGTGCAGTTCGACGAAACCGACGAAGCCGCGCCGCTCACGGCCCTGATCCTGCAGGACGGACCGGTGCGCGTCGGCCAGGCGGGCCGCGCGGTCGTCGGGTGCGTGAAGACGCTGCACACCGACTACCTCGGCGCGGACCGCATGGGCCTCCTCACCAGCCTCAAGCCGGGCGAACGCACACCCGTGATGCGCTTCGAGTACGGCGGCGGGCGGCAGGCGCGCTTCACGTGGTTCGTGCGCCTGTGCGACGCGCCGTTCTACCTGCACCCCCTCGCGGGCGTCATGCGCCTCGAGATGCACGCCCCGCACGACGAGGACTTCGTGCCGGTGAACGTGCAGCGCATCGCGGACCTGAGCGGCACGCTGCTGTGCCGCCTCGCCGGGCACGCCCACAAGGACCCCCGCGCGCCGCAGAACCTCATCCCGACAGGCGCGCTGGAGCAGGCCATGGGCCGCGCCATGGGGGACGCGACGCTCATCACGCGCCGCATCCGCGCGCACATCGCGCAGGAGTTGGGGGTCGCCGTGGGGCTGAGCGCATGA
- a CDS encoding ATP-binding protein, producing MSAPLNDVSPIGRVLGTEEATPLNFWFSVRHGASVQLDDLVVARTTKPDGGEVAFYGVVDQVRKRHEGVTFESDVEDVVAGVLPASVAYAARVLVTRVDPEDFIPPQPGDAVRHARGEDLRRALSQDQMDRSFPAGVTRAGEVVPLNYEFVNGARGGHINISGISGVATKTSYALFLLYSIFNSGAVGPERANAKAVIFNVKGEDLFFLDKPNARLNEIEGRVTRSRGLSDRYTIMGLPRAPFTDVQFMAPPRPGTGTTIVPNVEQRSMGVTPYLWTVRAFCTGRMLPYAFVGKDVSANVEFLISNVTERLARLAEATPDGAAGVRVPDWDRSAGEDLRAGGPVPDTASWGAVGVTSLMSFEDLIDYLQYKLSEQNDGAGDPKWLSNQNQGTVQAFLRRLRGVQKHLSPLVRGDVSPQQAARYKPDVLRADAQVSVVDIHQLGALAQMFVVGVLLKELFEHKERVGRQNTVFVVLDELNKYAPRDGESPIKDVLLDIAERGRSLGIILIGAQQTASEVERRIVSNAAVRVVGRLDLAEAERPEYRFLPQSYRVRAGILQPGTMLVMQPDVPSPVTVTFPFPAWATRRDEVQAATERDDVEAEATDWLGL from the coding sequence ATGAGCGCCCCGCTCAATGACGTCTCCCCCATCGGGCGGGTACTGGGCACCGAGGAAGCGACGCCGCTGAACTTCTGGTTCTCCGTGCGGCACGGCGCGAGCGTGCAACTCGACGACCTCGTCGTGGCGCGCACCACCAAGCCGGACGGCGGCGAGGTCGCGTTCTACGGCGTGGTGGATCAGGTGCGCAAGCGGCACGAAGGCGTTACGTTCGAATCAGACGTCGAGGACGTCGTCGCGGGCGTCCTGCCGGCCAGCGTCGCCTACGCCGCGCGCGTGCTCGTGACGCGCGTGGACCCGGAGGACTTCATTCCGCCGCAGCCGGGCGACGCCGTACGGCACGCGCGCGGCGAGGACCTGCGACGGGCCCTGTCGCAGGACCAGATGGACCGCTCCTTCCCGGCAGGCGTGACGCGCGCCGGGGAGGTCGTGCCGCTGAACTACGAGTTCGTGAACGGCGCGCGCGGCGGACACATCAACATCAGCGGCATCAGCGGCGTCGCCACGAAAACCAGCTACGCGCTGTTCCTGCTGTACAGCATCTTCAACTCCGGCGCGGTCGGCCCGGAACGCGCGAACGCCAAAGCCGTGATCTTCAACGTGAAAGGCGAGGACCTGTTCTTCCTCGACAAGCCGAACGCGCGCCTGAACGAAATTGAGGGCCGCGTGACGCGCTCGCGCGGCCTCTCGGACCGCTACACCATCATGGGGCTCCCCCGCGCGCCGTTCACCGACGTGCAGTTCATGGCGCCGCCCCGCCCCGGCACGGGCACCACCATCGTGCCGAACGTGGAGCAGCGGTCCATGGGCGTCACGCCGTACCTGTGGACCGTGCGGGCGTTCTGCACCGGGCGGATGCTGCCGTACGCGTTCGTCGGGAAGGACGTGAGCGCCAACGTCGAGTTCCTGATCTCGAACGTCACCGAGCGCCTCGCGCGCCTCGCGGAAGCCACGCCGGACGGCGCGGCCGGCGTGCGCGTACCCGACTGGGACCGCAGCGCCGGCGAGGACCTCCGCGCAGGCGGCCCCGTACCGGACACCGCGTCGTGGGGCGCCGTGGGCGTCACGAGCCTGATGAGCTTCGAGGACCTCATCGATTACCTGCAGTACAAGCTCAGCGAGCAGAACGACGGCGCGGGCGACCCCAAATGGCTCAGCAACCAGAACCAGGGGACCGTGCAGGCGTTCCTGCGCCGCCTGCGCGGCGTGCAGAAGCACCTGTCCCCGCTCGTGCGCGGCGACGTCTCCCCGCAGCAGGCCGCGCGGTACAAACCGGACGTCCTGCGCGCGGACGCGCAGGTGAGCGTTGTGGACATCCACCAGCTGGGCGCGCTCGCGCAGATGTTCGTGGTGGGCGTCCTGCTCAAGGAGCTGTTCGAGCACAAGGAACGCGTCGGACGGCAGAACACCGTGTTCGTGGTCCTCGACGAGCTGAACAAGTACGCCCCGCGCGACGGCGAAAGCCCCATCAAGGACGTGCTGCTGGACATCGCGGAACGCGGACGCAGCCTGGGCATCATCCTGATCGGCGCTCAGCAGACCGCCAGCGAGGTGGAACGCCGCATCGTCAGCAACGCCGCCGTGCGCGTCGTGGGCCGCCTGGACCTCGCGGAAGCGGAACGGCCCGAGTACCGGTTCCTGCCGCAGAGCTACCGCGTGCGCGCCGGCATCCTGCAGCCCGGCACGATGCTGGTCATGCAGCCGGACGTGCCGAGCCCCGTGACGGTCACCTTCCCGTTCCCCGCATGGGCCACGCGCCGTGACGAGGTGCAGGCCGCCACGGAACGCGACGACGTGGAAGCCGAAGCGACCGACTGGCTGGGCCTGTAA
- a CDS encoding LysM peptidoglycan-binding domain-containing protein, with translation MPWPRRVPPLLAALALLTATVAHAATVTVRPGDTLFRIATRAGTTVQNLKRLNGLRGDTIRAGQDLRVSGAPTPRATPAQFAIITVRRGDTLGVLATRARTTVAALKAANGLRSDTIRVGQVLRLPGATVRAAPRPTTVTRVIYSFVTVTPGQDLTFLARTYRTSAAHLRNINHLRGNSTYAGQRVLVPKRVPVAIPPRPVRAPITLARGVSLGVPVRIVRVDLRHPDVRVTPIAPPSGFGTGLRVGDLARTTAASAIINGSYFHPRTYAPAGDLVLGGRLLAWGRVPYALAITPDNRATIRAKSATWRGFESVVASGPRILVGGRVQRTFSPIFRDQALYRRAARSAVGVRGNRDLIFLNTSAALTVTETAKIMQRLGATDALLLDGGSSAGLAWNGHALKDSARRVAYGIAMYANYTGKRYAR, from the coding sequence ATGCCCTGGCCCCGACGTGTGCCCCCCCTGCTCGCGGCCCTCGCTCTGCTTACCGCGACGGTCGCGCACGCCGCGACCGTCACCGTCCGACCTGGTGACACGCTGTTCCGCATCGCCACGCGCGCCGGCACCACCGTCCAGAACCTCAAACGCCTCAACGGCCTGCGCGGCGACACCATCCGCGCCGGGCAGGACCTGCGCGTCAGCGGTGCCCCCACCCCCCGCGCCACGCCCGCGCAGTTCGCGATCATCACTGTCCGCCGCGGCGACACCCTCGGCGTCCTCGCCACGCGCGCCCGCACCACCGTCGCCGCCCTCAAAGCCGCGAACGGCCTGCGCAGCGACACCATCCGCGTCGGGCAGGTCCTGCGCCTCCCCGGCGCGACCGTTCGCGCGGCGCCCAGACCCACGACCGTCACGCGCGTCATCTACTCGTTCGTGACCGTCACCCCCGGCCAGGACCTCACCTTCCTCGCCCGCACGTACCGCACCAGCGCCGCGCACCTGCGCAACATCAACCACCTGCGCGGCAACAGCACCTACGCCGGCCAGCGCGTCCTCGTGCCCAAACGCGTGCCCGTCGCCATCCCGCCACGCCCCGTCCGCGCGCCCATCACGCTCGCGCGCGGCGTGAGCCTCGGCGTGCCCGTCCGCATCGTCCGCGTGGACCTCCGCCACCCAGACGTGCGCGTCACGCCCATCGCGCCCCCCAGCGGCTTCGGGACCGGCCTGCGCGTCGGCGACCTCGCCCGCACCACCGCCGCGAGCGCCATCATCAACGGCAGCTACTTCCACCCACGCACCTACGCGCCCGCCGGCGACCTCGTGCTCGGCGGACGGCTCCTCGCATGGGGCCGCGTGCCGTACGCCCTCGCCATCACCCCCGACAACCGCGCCACCATCCGCGCGAAAAGCGCCACGTGGCGCGGCTTCGAAAGCGTCGTCGCGAGTGGCCCCCGCATCCTCGTCGGCGGGCGCGTGCAACGCACGTTCAGCCCCATCTTCCGCGATCAGGCGCTGTACCGCCGCGCCGCGCGCAGCGCCGTGGGCGTGCGCGGCAACCGCGACCTGATCTTCCTGAACACCAGCGCGGCCCTCACCGTCACCGAAACCGCAAAGATCATGCAGCGCCTCGGCGCCACAGACGCCCTGCTCCTCGACGGCGGCAGCAGCGCCGGCCTCGCCTGGAACGGCCACGCCCTCAAGGACAGCGCCCGCCGCGTCGCGTACGGCATCGCCATGTACGCCAACTACACCGGCAAACGCTACGCCCGCTGA
- the ftsY gene encoding signal recognition particle-docking protein FtsY, with translation MSWFDRLRDGLSKTRQQLNTSVGFLGTDLKDVFTNRLDTLEDLEYALIAADVGRAATEEILEDIKNSGKTNLQEALMDAMTLQLEPDAKRAQFRKLGFTPDARRSTVQPEGRVIMMIGVNGVGKTTTIAKLGQYYGSRGQSVMFAAGDTFRAAAGAQLGVWGERLGIPVVQGPDGGDPAAVAFDAAQARRARGTDLLFVDTAGRLHNKHNLMEELKKVRRVIDKADPGEPAEVWLVLDAVTGQNGLQQAKKFHESIGLTGVVVTKLDGTAKGGIVVPIVRELGVPIKFIGVGESADDLQPFDSREFVRALFDVKLPEDR, from the coding sequence ATGTCATGGTTCGACCGTCTGCGTGACGGCCTCAGCAAGACCCGCCAGCAACTCAACACGTCCGTCGGGTTCCTCGGCACGGACCTCAAAGACGTCTTCACCAACCGCCTCGACACCCTCGAGGACCTCGAGTACGCCCTGATTGCCGCTGACGTCGGCCGCGCCGCCACCGAGGAAATCCTCGAGGACATCAAGAACAGCGGCAAGACCAACCTGCAAGAAGCGCTCATGGACGCCATGACGCTGCAGCTCGAGCCGGACGCGAAACGCGCGCAGTTCCGCAAGCTCGGGTTCACGCCCGACGCCCGCCGCAGCACCGTCCAGCCCGAAGGGCGCGTGATCATGATGATCGGCGTGAACGGCGTCGGCAAAACGACGACCATCGCGAAGCTCGGCCAGTACTACGGCTCGCGCGGGCAGAGCGTCATGTTCGCCGCCGGCGACACCTTCCGCGCGGCGGCCGGCGCGCAGCTCGGCGTGTGGGGCGAACGCCTCGGCATTCCGGTCGTGCAGGGCCCTGACGGCGGCGACCCCGCCGCCGTGGCGTTCGACGCCGCGCAGGCCCGCCGTGCGCGCGGCACGGACTTGCTGTTCGTGGACACCGCCGGACGCCTCCACAACAAACACAACCTCATGGAGGAACTCAAGAAGGTCCGCCGCGTCATCGACAAGGCCGATCCCGGCGAGCCCGCCGAGGTGTGGCTGGTGCTGGACGCCGTCACCGGCCAGAACGGCCTGCAGCAGGCCAAGAAGTTCCACGAGAGCATCGGCCTGACCGGGGTGGTCGTCACGAAACTCGACGGCACCGCGAAAGGCGGCATTGTCGTCCCCATCGTTCGCGAGCTGGGCGTGCCCATCAAGTTCATCGGGGTGGGGGAGAGCGCCGACGACCTGCAGCCCTTCGACAGCCGCGAGTTCGTGCGCGCGCTGTTCGACGTGAAACTCCCCGAGGACCGTTGA
- a CDS encoding alpha/beta hydrolase, giving the protein MNRPLIAAGLLLGAAVTFTACSPVGALNAVTNTAGLRVTRDLKYGPDVRNVLDVYAPDNARSAPVMLFIHGGSWTSGSKDEYKFIGDSFARAGYVTAVMSYRLAPQNRYPTYIQDAAQALAFLRKNVRAYGGDPDRLFVSGHSAGAFNAVEVVMNERWLREANVPRSAIRAVVGIAGPYAYDYRSFPSRNAFPEGSSPEQTMPDRHVRKDPPPTLLVVAANDRTVAPENATRMEEALRAAGADVTRTVIPKLDHYTIIGSVGRTLTFLGPTRQVILDFLKRHP; this is encoded by the coding sequence ATGAACCGACCCCTGATCGCCGCCGGCCTGCTGCTCGGCGCGGCCGTCACCTTCACGGCATGCTCCCCGGTCGGGGCGCTCAACGCCGTCACGAACACCGCCGGCCTGCGTGTCACCCGCGACCTCAAGTACGGCCCGGACGTCCGCAACGTCCTCGACGTCTACGCGCCCGACAACGCCAGGAGCGCCCCCGTCATGCTGTTCATCCACGGCGGCTCCTGGACGAGCGGCAGCAAGGACGAATACAAGTTCATCGGGGACAGCTTCGCGCGCGCCGGGTACGTCACCGCCGTCATGAGCTACCGCCTCGCCCCCCAGAACCGCTACCCCACCTACATTCAGGACGCCGCGCAGGCGCTCGCGTTCCTCCGCAAGAACGTCCGCGCGTACGGCGGCGACCCCGACCGCCTGTTCGTGAGCGGCCACTCCGCCGGCGCGTTCAACGCCGTCGAGGTCGTCATGAACGAACGCTGGCTGCGCGAAGCGAACGTGCCCCGCAGCGCCATCCGCGCCGTCGTCGGCATCGCCGGGCCGTACGCGTACGACTACCGCAGCTTCCCCAGCCGCAACGCCTTCCCCGAAGGCAGCTCCCCCGAGCAGACCATGCCCGACCGGCACGTCCGCAAGGACCCGCCGCCCACCCTGCTCGTCGTCGCCGCGAACGACCGCACCGTCGCGCCGGAAAATGCCACCCGCATGGAAGAAGCCCTGCGCGCCGCTGGCGCGGACGTCACGCGCACCGTCATCCCCAAACTCGACCACTACACCATCATCGGCAGCGTCGGCCGCACCCTCACGTTCCTCGGCCCGACCCGTCAGGTCATCCTCGACTTCCTCAAACGCCACCCCTGA